One Thiocapsa sp. genomic window carries:
- the hslU gene encoding ATP-dependent protease ATPase subunit HslU yields the protein MSEITPQRIVSELDKHIVGQDEAKRAVAIALRNRWRRSQIPEPMRSEITPKNILMIGPTGVGKTEIARRLARLANAPFLKVEATKFTEVGYVGRDVESIIRDLADIGIKLAREQEMAKLAGQAEAAAEERILDALLPPPSNFEEESRSTTSSTTREKFRDRLRAGELDEREIEVQVSASPMGVEIMAPPGMEEMTNQLQGLFQNLGQGRMKRRKLHIRDARQLLKDEEAAKRVNDEELKLRAIENVEQNGIVFLDEIDKVTKRGEGMAGADVSREGVQRDLLPLVEGSTVSTKHGSVRTDHILFIASGAFHLSKPSDLIPELQGRLPIRVELKALTTEDFVRILTEPDASLTDQYRALLATEGVGLEFTEDGIRRLAEIAWQVNERTENIGARRLHTVLERLLEDVSYNATDLDRVTVTINAAYVDQNLAGLAADEDLSRYIL from the coding sequence ATGTCGGAAATCACCCCACAACGCATCGTTTCGGAGCTCGACAAGCACATCGTCGGTCAGGACGAGGCGAAGCGCGCCGTCGCCATCGCCTTGCGCAACCGGTGGCGTCGCTCTCAGATCCCGGAGCCGATGCGCTCGGAGATCACGCCCAAGAACATCCTGATGATCGGTCCGACCGGCGTGGGCAAAACCGAGATCGCCCGGCGCCTGGCCCGCTTGGCCAACGCGCCGTTTTTGAAGGTGGAGGCAACCAAGTTCACCGAGGTCGGCTACGTGGGGCGCGATGTCGAGTCCATCATTCGAGATCTGGCCGACATCGGGATCAAGCTCGCGCGCGAGCAGGAGATGGCGAAGCTCGCGGGACAGGCCGAGGCGGCCGCGGAGGAGCGCATCCTCGATGCACTCCTCCCGCCACCGTCGAATTTCGAGGAAGAAAGTCGTTCGACCACCAGCTCGACGACCCGCGAAAAATTTCGCGATCGCCTGCGCGCCGGGGAGCTCGACGAGCGCGAGATCGAGGTCCAGGTCTCCGCCTCGCCGATGGGGGTGGAGATCATGGCCCCGCCCGGCATGGAGGAGATGACCAATCAGCTCCAGGGGCTCTTTCAGAACCTCGGTCAGGGTCGCATGAAGCGTCGCAAGCTGCACATCCGCGACGCCCGACAGCTGCTCAAGGACGAGGAGGCCGCCAAGCGCGTCAACGACGAGGAGCTGAAGCTACGCGCCATCGAGAACGTCGAGCAGAACGGCATCGTCTTTCTCGACGAGATCGACAAGGTCACCAAGCGCGGCGAAGGCATGGCGGGCGCCGATGTCTCGCGCGAGGGCGTGCAACGCGATCTCTTGCCGCTGGTGGAGGGCAGCACCGTGTCGACCAAGCACGGCTCGGTGCGCACGGATCACATCCTCTTCATCGCCTCCGGGGCCTTCCATCTCTCCAAGCCGTCGGATCTGATCCCGGAGCTGCAGGGCCGTCTGCCGATTCGCGTCGAGCTCAAGGCCCTGACCACGGAGGATTTCGTGCGGATTCTGACCGAGCCGGACGCCTCTCTGACGGATCAGTACCGCGCCCTGCTCGCCACCGAAGGCGTCGGCCTGGAGTTCACCGAAGACGGCATCCGGCGACTCGCCGAGATTGCCTGGCAGGTCAACGAGCGGACCGAGAACATCGGGGCGCGTCGTCTTCACACCGTCTTGGAACGGCTGCTCGAAGACGTCTCGTACAACGCCACGGACTTGGACCGCGTGACCGTGACCATCAACGCCGCCTATGTCGATCAGAACCTGGCGGGGCTCGCGGCCGACGAGGACCTGTCGCGCTATATCCTGTAA